The following proteins are co-located in the Malus sylvestris chromosome 13, drMalSylv7.2, whole genome shotgun sequence genome:
- the LOC126594992 gene encoding uncharacterized protein LOC126594992 isoform X1 — protein MDLEPGSSRNSKRSERVVDGSGGSKRSERPKVRDGSDDSSHLTRLPEATANEGGRVPTRKLVSISSLSSLASDSSLEDLFQVDTNRTTISTHASSLPQHHDSSSVGPASTSRASDVTHGSMVPGLSPTESPSIQMMDRCGGGYDPYRIPSSVFSRSKSNKELEWSVASNESLFSIHLGNNSFSRDHILLLGDLVKSGELNKSGELFTLNPAPHVPVVEIESDRIEEVRIEEVKIEEVRIEEVRESGVGVVDETIKNTARANAEDHSEGRVPAPTGPVKSPTLSRRSDASGTSTRSFAFPMYVYIHFLRTKKRAWPLRCCSNCSRAFCYVTWPSCYCSNCSWAFCYSWNRFQKRVCCVSSTILSDGMTDRMKSSVKVTQFAEEQCLEPEPLRPPPPVLLPPKKVTKSKASYWLCCFSWCKWGCSCRRRRCRCFSCCCCC, from the exons ATGGACTTGGAACCCGGAAGCAGCAGAAACAGTAAGCGTTCGGAAAGAGTTGTTGATGGAAGTGGAGGCAGTAAGCGTTCGGAAAGACCAAAGGTTCGTGATGGGAGTGATGACAGTAGCCATTTAACAAGACTTCCAGAGGCCACTGCTAATGAAGGTGGTCGTGTCCCGACCAGAAAGCTAGTCTCCATATCCTCTTTGTCATCTTTGGCATCAGACTCGTCATTGGAAGATCTCTTCCAAGTGGATACAAACAGAACTACCATTTCAACACATGCTTCTTCTCTCCCTCAACATCATGACTCTAGCTCTGTAGGTCCTGCATCAACGTCCCGAGCTTCTGATGTCACCCATGGGTCCATGGTGCCCGGTTTGTCACCAACAGAATCCCCTTCAATCCAAATGATGGATCGGTGTGGAGGAGGATATGATCCTTACAGGATCCCGTCTTCTGTGTTTTCAAGAAGTAAATCCAACAAAGAATTGGAATGGAGTGTTGCATCAAATGAGTCGCTTTTTAGCATTCATTTAGGAAACAATAGCTTTTCAAGAGACCACATACTTTTGCTCGGTGATTTGGTTAAGTCTGGGGAACTGAACAAATCAGGCGAGTTGTTTACACTCAATCCGGCCCCTCATGTTCCAGTGGTAGAAATTGAAAGCGATAGGATTGAAGAAGTAAGGATTGAAGAAGTGAAGATTGAAGAAGTGAGGATTGAAGAAGTGAGGGAATCTGGAGTTGGAGTGGTAGATGAGACCATTAAGAACACTGCAAGAGCAAATGCTGAAGATCATAGCGAGGGAAGGGTGCCTGCACCAACTGGACCCGTAAAATCCCCTACCCTCTCTCGCCGTTCTGATGCGAGTGGAACTAGCACACGCTCTTTTGCCTTCCCAATGTACGTCTATATACATTTTCTAAG AACAAAGAAGCGTGCGTGGCCATTGCGCTGCTGTTCTAACTGTAGCCGGGCGTTCTGCTATGTTACATGGCCAAGCTGCTATTGTTCGAACTGCAGCTGGGCGTTCTGCTATTCTTGGAACCGTTTCCAAAAGAGAGTGTGTTGTGTTTCTTCAACCAT ATTGTCAGATGGGATGACAGATAGGATGAAAAGTTCCGTGAAGGTTACACAATTTGCCGAAGAGCAGTGCCTGGAGCCGGAGCCGCTGCGGCCGCCACCACCAGTCCTCTTACCGCCTAAAAAAGTGACCAAATCAAAAGCCTCCTATTGGCTTTGTTGCTTTTCTTGGTGCAAGTGGGGTTGTTCTTGTCGCCGGCGTCGATGTCGATGTTTTTcttgttgttgctgttgttga
- the LOC126594992 gene encoding uncharacterized protein LOC126594992 isoform X2, with protein MDLEPGSSRNSKRSERVVDGSGGSKRSERPKVRDGSDDSSHLTRLPEATANEGGRVPTRKLVSISSLSSLASDSSLEDLFQVDTNRTTISTHASSLPQHHDSSSVGPASTSRASDVTHGSMVPGLSPTESPSIQMMDRCGGGYDPYRIPSSVFSRSKSNKELEWSVASNESLFSIHLGNNSFSRDHILLLGDLVKSGELNKSGELFTLNPAPHVPVVEIESDRIEEVRIEEVKIEEVRIEEVRESGVGVVDETIKNTARANAEDHSEGRVPAPTGPVKSPTLSRRSDASGTSTRSFAFPITKKRAWPLRCCSNCSRAFCYVTWPSCYCSNCSWAFCYSWNRFQKRVCCVSSTILSDGMTDRMKSSVKVTQFAEEQCLEPEPLRPPPPVLLPPKKVTKSKASYWLCCFSWCKWGCSCRRRRCRCFSCCCCC; from the exons ATGGACTTGGAACCCGGAAGCAGCAGAAACAGTAAGCGTTCGGAAAGAGTTGTTGATGGAAGTGGAGGCAGTAAGCGTTCGGAAAGACCAAAGGTTCGTGATGGGAGTGATGACAGTAGCCATTTAACAAGACTTCCAGAGGCCACTGCTAATGAAGGTGGTCGTGTCCCGACCAGAAAGCTAGTCTCCATATCCTCTTTGTCATCTTTGGCATCAGACTCGTCATTGGAAGATCTCTTCCAAGTGGATACAAACAGAACTACCATTTCAACACATGCTTCTTCTCTCCCTCAACATCATGACTCTAGCTCTGTAGGTCCTGCATCAACGTCCCGAGCTTCTGATGTCACCCATGGGTCCATGGTGCCCGGTTTGTCACCAACAGAATCCCCTTCAATCCAAATGATGGATCGGTGTGGAGGAGGATATGATCCTTACAGGATCCCGTCTTCTGTGTTTTCAAGAAGTAAATCCAACAAAGAATTGGAATGGAGTGTTGCATCAAATGAGTCGCTTTTTAGCATTCATTTAGGAAACAATAGCTTTTCAAGAGACCACATACTTTTGCTCGGTGATTTGGTTAAGTCTGGGGAACTGAACAAATCAGGCGAGTTGTTTACACTCAATCCGGCCCCTCATGTTCCAGTGGTAGAAATTGAAAGCGATAGGATTGAAGAAGTAAGGATTGAAGAAGTGAAGATTGAAGAAGTGAGGATTGAAGAAGTGAGGGAATCTGGAGTTGGAGTGGTAGATGAGACCATTAAGAACACTGCAAGAGCAAATGCTGAAGATCATAGCGAGGGAAGGGTGCCTGCACCAACTGGACCCGTAAAATCCCCTACCCTCTCTCGCCGTTCTGATGCGAGTGGAACTAGCACACGCTCTTTTGCCTTCCCAAT AACAAAGAAGCGTGCGTGGCCATTGCGCTGCTGTTCTAACTGTAGCCGGGCGTTCTGCTATGTTACATGGCCAAGCTGCTATTGTTCGAACTGCAGCTGGGCGTTCTGCTATTCTTGGAACCGTTTCCAAAAGAGAGTGTGTTGTGTTTCTTCAACCAT ATTGTCAGATGGGATGACAGATAGGATGAAAAGTTCCGTGAAGGTTACACAATTTGCCGAAGAGCAGTGCCTGGAGCCGGAGCCGCTGCGGCCGCCACCACCAGTCCTCTTACCGCCTAAAAAAGTGACCAAATCAAAAGCCTCCTATTGGCTTTGTTGCTTTTCTTGGTGCAAGTGGGGTTGTTCTTGTCGCCGGCGTCGATGTCGATGTTTTTcttgttgttgctgttgttga
- the LOC126594992 gene encoding uncharacterized protein LOC126594992 isoform X3, producing the protein MDLEPGSSRNSKRSERVVDGSGGSKRSERPKVRDGSDDSSHLTRLPEATANEGGRVPTRKLVSISSLSSLASDSSLEDLFQVDTNRTTISTHASSLPQHHDSSSVGPASTSRASDVTHGSMVPGLSPTESPSIQMMDRCGGGYDPYRIPSSVFSRSKSNKELEWSVASNESLFSIHLGNNSFSRDHILLLGDLVKSGELNKSGELFTLNPAPHVPVVEIESDRIEEVRIEEVKIEEVRIEEVRESGVGVVDETIKNTARANAEDHSEGRVPAPTGPVKSPTLSRRSDASGTSTRSFAFPMYVYIHFLRLSDGMTDRMKSSVKVTQFAEEQCLEPEPLRPPPPVLLPPKKVTKSKASYWLCCFSWCKWGCSCRRRRCRCFSCCCCC; encoded by the exons ATGGACTTGGAACCCGGAAGCAGCAGAAACAGTAAGCGTTCGGAAAGAGTTGTTGATGGAAGTGGAGGCAGTAAGCGTTCGGAAAGACCAAAGGTTCGTGATGGGAGTGATGACAGTAGCCATTTAACAAGACTTCCAGAGGCCACTGCTAATGAAGGTGGTCGTGTCCCGACCAGAAAGCTAGTCTCCATATCCTCTTTGTCATCTTTGGCATCAGACTCGTCATTGGAAGATCTCTTCCAAGTGGATACAAACAGAACTACCATTTCAACACATGCTTCTTCTCTCCCTCAACATCATGACTCTAGCTCTGTAGGTCCTGCATCAACGTCCCGAGCTTCTGATGTCACCCATGGGTCCATGGTGCCCGGTTTGTCACCAACAGAATCCCCTTCAATCCAAATGATGGATCGGTGTGGAGGAGGATATGATCCTTACAGGATCCCGTCTTCTGTGTTTTCAAGAAGTAAATCCAACAAAGAATTGGAATGGAGTGTTGCATCAAATGAGTCGCTTTTTAGCATTCATTTAGGAAACAATAGCTTTTCAAGAGACCACATACTTTTGCTCGGTGATTTGGTTAAGTCTGGGGAACTGAACAAATCAGGCGAGTTGTTTACACTCAATCCGGCCCCTCATGTTCCAGTGGTAGAAATTGAAAGCGATAGGATTGAAGAAGTAAGGATTGAAGAAGTGAAGATTGAAGAAGTGAGGATTGAAGAAGTGAGGGAATCTGGAGTTGGAGTGGTAGATGAGACCATTAAGAACACTGCAAGAGCAAATGCTGAAGATCATAGCGAGGGAAGGGTGCCTGCACCAACTGGACCCGTAAAATCCCCTACCCTCTCTCGCCGTTCTGATGCGAGTGGAACTAGCACACGCTCTTTTGCCTTCCCAATGTACGTCTATATACATTTTCTAAG ATTGTCAGATGGGATGACAGATAGGATGAAAAGTTCCGTGAAGGTTACACAATTTGCCGAAGAGCAGTGCCTGGAGCCGGAGCCGCTGCGGCCGCCACCACCAGTCCTCTTACCGCCTAAAAAAGTGACCAAATCAAAAGCCTCCTATTGGCTTTGTTGCTTTTCTTGGTGCAAGTGGGGTTGTTCTTGTCGCCGGCGTCGATGTCGATGTTTTTcttgttgttgctgttgttga
- the LOC126594992 gene encoding uncharacterized protein LOC126594992 isoform X4: MDLEPGSSRNSKRSERVVDGSGGSKRSERPKVRDGSDDSSHLTRLPEATANEGGRVPTRKLVSISSLSSLASDSSLEDLFQVDTNRTTISTHASSLPQHHDSSSVGPASTSRASDVTHGSMVPGLSPTESPSIQMMDRCGGGYDPYRIPSSVFSRSKSNKELEWSVASNESLFSIHLGNNSFSRDHILLLGDLVKSGELNKSGELFTLNPAPHVPVVEIESDRIEEVRIEEVKIEEVRIEEVRESGVGVVDETIKNTARANAEDHSEGRVPAPTGPVKSPTLSRRSDASGTSTRSFAFPILSDGMTDRMKSSVKVTQFAEEQCLEPEPLRPPPPVLLPPKKVTKSKASYWLCCFSWCKWGCSCRRRRCRCFSCCCCC, from the exons ATGGACTTGGAACCCGGAAGCAGCAGAAACAGTAAGCGTTCGGAAAGAGTTGTTGATGGAAGTGGAGGCAGTAAGCGTTCGGAAAGACCAAAGGTTCGTGATGGGAGTGATGACAGTAGCCATTTAACAAGACTTCCAGAGGCCACTGCTAATGAAGGTGGTCGTGTCCCGACCAGAAAGCTAGTCTCCATATCCTCTTTGTCATCTTTGGCATCAGACTCGTCATTGGAAGATCTCTTCCAAGTGGATACAAACAGAACTACCATTTCAACACATGCTTCTTCTCTCCCTCAACATCATGACTCTAGCTCTGTAGGTCCTGCATCAACGTCCCGAGCTTCTGATGTCACCCATGGGTCCATGGTGCCCGGTTTGTCACCAACAGAATCCCCTTCAATCCAAATGATGGATCGGTGTGGAGGAGGATATGATCCTTACAGGATCCCGTCTTCTGTGTTTTCAAGAAGTAAATCCAACAAAGAATTGGAATGGAGTGTTGCATCAAATGAGTCGCTTTTTAGCATTCATTTAGGAAACAATAGCTTTTCAAGAGACCACATACTTTTGCTCGGTGATTTGGTTAAGTCTGGGGAACTGAACAAATCAGGCGAGTTGTTTACACTCAATCCGGCCCCTCATGTTCCAGTGGTAGAAATTGAAAGCGATAGGATTGAAGAAGTAAGGATTGAAGAAGTGAAGATTGAAGAAGTGAGGATTGAAGAAGTGAGGGAATCTGGAGTTGGAGTGGTAGATGAGACCATTAAGAACACTGCAAGAGCAAATGCTGAAGATCATAGCGAGGGAAGGGTGCCTGCACCAACTGGACCCGTAAAATCCCCTACCCTCTCTCGCCGTTCTGATGCGAGTGGAACTAGCACACGCTCTTTTGCCTTCCCAAT ATTGTCAGATGGGATGACAGATAGGATGAAAAGTTCCGTGAAGGTTACACAATTTGCCGAAGAGCAGTGCCTGGAGCCGGAGCCGCTGCGGCCGCCACCACCAGTCCTCTTACCGCCTAAAAAAGTGACCAAATCAAAAGCCTCCTATTGGCTTTGTTGCTTTTCTTGGTGCAAGTGGGGTTGTTCTTGTCGCCGGCGTCGATGTCGATGTTTTTcttgttgttgctgttgttga
- the LOC126594992 gene encoding uncharacterized protein LOC126594992 isoform X5 produces the protein MDLEPGSSRNSKRSERVVDGSGGSKRSERPKVRDGSDDSSHLTRLPEATANEGGRVPTRKLVSISSLSSLASDSSLEDLFQVDTNRTTISTHASSLPQHHDSSSVGPASTSRASDVTHGSMVPGLSPTESPSIQMMDRCGGGYDPYRIPSSVFSRSKSNKELEWSVASNESLFSIHLGNNSFSRDHILLLGDLVKSGELNKSGELFTLNPAPHVPVVEIESDRIEEVRIEEVKIEEVRIEEVRESGVGVVDETIKNTARANAEDHSEGRVPAPTGPVKSPTLSRRSDASGTSTRSFAFPMYVYIHFLRTKKRAWPLRCCSNCSRAFCYVTWPSCYCSNCSWAFCYSWNRFQKRIVRWDDR, from the exons ATGGACTTGGAACCCGGAAGCAGCAGAAACAGTAAGCGTTCGGAAAGAGTTGTTGATGGAAGTGGAGGCAGTAAGCGTTCGGAAAGACCAAAGGTTCGTGATGGGAGTGATGACAGTAGCCATTTAACAAGACTTCCAGAGGCCACTGCTAATGAAGGTGGTCGTGTCCCGACCAGAAAGCTAGTCTCCATATCCTCTTTGTCATCTTTGGCATCAGACTCGTCATTGGAAGATCTCTTCCAAGTGGATACAAACAGAACTACCATTTCAACACATGCTTCTTCTCTCCCTCAACATCATGACTCTAGCTCTGTAGGTCCTGCATCAACGTCCCGAGCTTCTGATGTCACCCATGGGTCCATGGTGCCCGGTTTGTCACCAACAGAATCCCCTTCAATCCAAATGATGGATCGGTGTGGAGGAGGATATGATCCTTACAGGATCCCGTCTTCTGTGTTTTCAAGAAGTAAATCCAACAAAGAATTGGAATGGAGTGTTGCATCAAATGAGTCGCTTTTTAGCATTCATTTAGGAAACAATAGCTTTTCAAGAGACCACATACTTTTGCTCGGTGATTTGGTTAAGTCTGGGGAACTGAACAAATCAGGCGAGTTGTTTACACTCAATCCGGCCCCTCATGTTCCAGTGGTAGAAATTGAAAGCGATAGGATTGAAGAAGTAAGGATTGAAGAAGTGAAGATTGAAGAAGTGAGGATTGAAGAAGTGAGGGAATCTGGAGTTGGAGTGGTAGATGAGACCATTAAGAACACTGCAAGAGCAAATGCTGAAGATCATAGCGAGGGAAGGGTGCCTGCACCAACTGGACCCGTAAAATCCCCTACCCTCTCTCGCCGTTCTGATGCGAGTGGAACTAGCACACGCTCTTTTGCCTTCCCAATGTACGTCTATATACATTTTCTAAG AACAAAGAAGCGTGCGTGGCCATTGCGCTGCTGTTCTAACTGTAGCCGGGCGTTCTGCTATGTTACATGGCCAAGCTGCTATTGTTCGAACTGCAGCTGGGCGTTCTGCTATTCTTGGAACCGTTTCCAAAAGAGA ATTGTCAGATGGGATGACAGATAG
- the LOC126594993 gene encoding magnesium transporter MRS2-5-like — MERSQSRTPLLPSDLLESTSSNNTESAQLNAHGVRGLSGIQGLKKRGHGSRSWIKIDPLGNISILELDKATIMRHCSLPGRDLRLLDPLFIYPSTILGRERAIVVSLEQIRCIITADEVILMNSLDGCVVQYKSELCKRLESNKDQSDDLPFEFRALELALELTCMSLDAQVRELQMEIYPVLDELASSINTVNLERVRRLKGHLLALTQRVQKVRDEIEHLMDDDGDMAEMYLTEKKQRSEGYPLSDLCFQTNTSGEETIVSKSAPVSPVRSLSGAHKLQRAFTSFVSSSRNGSLLSSSNFGENIDKLEMLLEAYFVAIDHTLSKLSSLKEYIDDTEDLINFKLGNVQNHLIQFELLLTAATFLATVFAAVTAVFGMNLPSTVFDNPSTFNWVLVFSGVACGFLYFSFLIYFRYKRIFPL; from the exons ATGGAAAGATCGCAATCTCGAACCCCTTTACTTCCTTCTGATCTTCTAGAATCCACCTCCTCTAACAACACTGAAAGCGCTCAGTTAAATGCACATGGAGTTCGTGGGCTGTCTGGTATTCAGGGACTGAAGAAGAGAGGTCACGGAAGTCGGTCTTGGATAAAGATTGATCCGCTTGGGAATATAAGCATTTTGGAGCTTGACAAGGCTACTATAATGAGACATTGTTCGTTGCCTGGAAGAGATCTCCGACTTTTGGATCCTTTGTTCATATACCCTTCTACAATATTAGGAAGGGAGAGAGCTATTGTTGTTAGTCTTGAACAGATCAGGTGTATAATCACCGCTGATGAGGTTATCCTGATGAATTCCCTGGATGGATGTGTTGTTCAGTACAAGTCTGAATTGTGCAAACGCCTAGAGTCAAACAAAGATCAATCTG ATGACTTGCCTTTCGAGTTTAGAGCATTGGAGCTGGCTCTGGAACTAACCTGCATGTCTCTAGATGCTCAG GTAAGGGAACTGCAAATGGAGATATACCCTGTGCTGGATGAACTAGCATCATCAATAAACACTGTTAATCTGGAGCGTGTGCGTAGACTCAAAGGTCACCTTCTTGCATTGACTCAACGAGTTCAAAAG GTCCGTGACGAAATAGAACATCTCATGGATGATGACGGTGACATGGCTGAGATGTACCTTACTGAGAAGAAACAAAGGTCAGAGGGTTATCCCTTAAGTGACCTTTGTTTTCAAACTAACACATCAGGCGAGGAAACAATTGTTTCAAAATCTGCTCCTGTTTCTCCAGTGAGGTCACTCAGTGGAGCACATAAATTGCAAAGGGCTTTTACCAGTTTTGTGAGTTCAAGCAGGAATGGAAGCTTATTGAGTTCATCTAATTTTGGAGAAAACATTGATAAACTGGAAATGCTGCTTGAAGCGTACTTTGTTGCCATCGACCATACTCTCAGCAAGTTGTCATCG CTGAAAGAATACATAGATGATACCGAAGACTTGATTAACTTTAAACTG GGCAATGTTCAGAACCATCTGATACAGTTTGAGTTGCTCCTTACAGCGGCTACCTTCTTGGCTACTGTTTTTGCCGCTGTTACAGCAGTATTTGGAATGAATTTACCCTCCACTGTTTTCGATAATCCATCTACATTcaattgggttttggttttcagtGGTGTTGCCTGTGGGTTCCTGTACTTCtcttttctgatttattttagGTATAAAAGGATCTTTCCCTTGTAA
- the LOC126594994 gene encoding putative pectinesterase 11, with protein MADGVTSTKFFLIALLLYTVTAVTSQVATTNNYASDKAILITVDQSGKGDYWKIQDAIDAVPSDNAENVYIAVKPGTYTEKIWVPADKPFITIAGAGPGETIITWSQGGEIYDTPTFTVLASDFTGRTLTIQNTYGKGARAVALRASGDRAAFYDCSIKSYQDTLLSENGKQYYSSCYIEGAVDFIFGSSAALFQNCHLHSTADEVGFITAHRRDNASENLGFSFVGCKISGLSKTTLGRPWSPYSRVIFALTHMSNVVAPQGWDDWGRSPDELSTVYFGQYRCWGAGADTSQRVKWARELTFQEAAPLMTSGFIGGTYWLRQAPTRFKSISALRSSNVTAAGNN; from the coding sequence ATGGCCGACGGTGTTACTTCTACGAAGTTCTTTCTCATTGCTCTTTTACTCTATACTGTCACCGCCGTTACCTCTCAAGTTGCAACCACAAATAATTATGCGTCTGACAAAGCCATTCTCATAACCGTGGACCAGTCCGGCAAAGGAGATTACTGGAAAATACAAGACGCCATTGATGCCGTGCCGTCGGATAATGCGGAGAATGTGTACATTGCAGTTAAACCTGGAACATACACAGAAAAAATTTGGGTGCCTGCAGATAAGCCATTTATTACGATAGCCGGCGCGGGGCCGGGCGAGACGATAATAACATGGAGTCAGGGCGGGGAGATATACGACACTCCAACCTTCACCGTCCTGGCTTCTGATTTTACAGGACGAACCCTCACAATTCAGAACACGTACGGGAAAGGAGCTCGAGCAGTGGCACTTAGGGCTTCCGGAGATAGGGCAGCATTCTACGATTGCAGTATCAAGTCGTATCAAGATACCCTACTTTCCGAAAACGGCAAGCAGTACTACAGCAGCTGCTACATCGAAGGAGCCGTCGACTTCATATTCGGAAGCTCAGCCGCCCTTTTCCAGAACTGCCACTTGCACTCGACTGCGGATGAGGTCGGATTCATAACCGCCCACCGGAGGGACAACGCTTCAGAGAACTTGGGCTTCAGTTTCGTGGGGTGCAAGATAAGCGGCTTATCAAAGACAACCCTAGGACGGCCATGGAGCCCCTATTCCAGGGTTATCTTTGCCCTTACGCACATGTCGAATGTCGTTGCGCCGCAAGGTTGGGACGACTGGGGTCGGTCGCCCGACGAACTGAGTACTGTCTACTTCGGACAGTACAGATGTTGGGGAGCCGGAGCCGATACGTCGCAGAGAGTTAAGTGGGCCCGGGAACTTACGTTCCAAGAGGCTGCGCCGCTTATGACGAGTGGCTTCATTGGTGGCACATACTGGTTAAGGCAAGCTCCGACCAGGTTCAAGAGTATAAGTGCACTCCGTTCTTCAAATGTCACGGCTGCTGGAAATAACTAA
- the LOC126594995 gene encoding LEAF RUST 10 DISEASE-RESISTANCE LOCUS RECEPTOR-LIKE PROTEIN KINASE-like 1.5: MPPSASETLLLIAIFFLLPLDTLSSIIHAGHAIPLTGMCEDACGAIPVKFPFGTGFGCGHPEFVRYIKCSSGTLQFSTGTGIYTISSIDYNSNTIIVTDPLMSTCSSMQNSGSFSLDKSSPFTIGEQNIFVLLGCSTTSPVFDPNEDLCDTGSGTRVCRGLYSCKGVAGIGLPQNAPISTCCVYDSEIVVGSGYALDLPKLQCSSYTSVYEFGDEGDPTKWRFGISLQYNDSYHTNKCKDCETSGGICGFAGLDQSFACICRSGVNTTTNCFGRGYAWSGAVDLDFQVNTIIGGLLLSLALLFLCNQQIELQDLLL, encoded by the exons ATGCCGCCGTCGGCCTCAGAAACCCTACTTCTCATCGCCATTTTCTTCTTGCTTCCTCTGGACACCCTCTCGTCCATCATCCACGCAGGCCATGCCATCCCTCTCACTGGTATGTGTGAGGACGCATGCGGTGCAATCCCAGTAAAGTTCCCATTTGGTACCGGATTTGGTTGCGGCCACCCTGAATTTGTCAGATACATCAAATGCAGCTCAGGAACACTTCAATTCTCCACCGGAACCGGCATCTACACCATTTCCTCCATAGACTACAACAGCAACACCATCATTGTCACAGATCCACTCATGTCAACATGTTCCTCCATGCAAAATTCAGGTAGTTTTAGCTTGGACAAGTCCAGTCCTTTCACTATAGGAGAGCAAAACATCTTCGTTTTGCTCGGCTGCTCAACGACATCCCCGGTGTTTGATCCAAACGAAGACTTGTGTGACACTGGATCCGGTACCCGGGTGTGTAGAGGGTTGTACTCTTGCAAGGGGGTTGCCGGCATTGGACTGCCACAGAATGCGCCGATTTCCACCTGTTGTGTTTATGATTCTGAAATCGTGGTTGGCTCAGGTTATGCACTGGATCTTCCAAAGCTCCAGTGCTCTTCTTATACATCAGTTTACGAGTTTGGAGACGAAGGCGATCCGACGAAATGGAGATTTGGGATTTCTTTGCAATATAATGATTCTTACCACACAAATAAATGCAAGGATTGTGAAACCAGTGGAGGGATTTGTGGATTTGCTGGTTTGGATCAGTCATTTGCTTGTATTTGCAGGAGTGGTGTTAACACCACCACTAATTGTTTTGGGCGAG GGTACGCTTGGAGTGGGGCAGTGGATCTGGATTTTCAAGTTAACACCATTATTGGCG GACTTTTGCTCTCGTTGGCGTTGCTATTTTTATGTAATCAGCAGATAGAGCTCCAAGACCTGCTGCTGTAG